GCCACCCGTCGAAACCTGCACCGTACCGTCTGTGTAGACGTTCACCAACGCATTACCCTGGTTTAAGAATTTGGTGGTGAATGAAATGCCAAACTTGACGCCAGTCATCGCGAGGCCTTTGAGTTTGCCGTGTTGTCCCCCCTCCCAACCTCCCCCCGCATGCGGGGGGAGGTGCCCGTCAGGGCGGAGGGGGGACATAGGCGAAGCCGGGAGGGGGTTGGGGGCGAGGGCAGCCGCATTCTTCTTAACCACCGCCTTCCGCCTCTCCGCATAATCAGAACTTTCATACAGCTGCGCGAAAAGCTCTGGCAGTACATTGTTCTTCACGCTCTGCCCGTAATGCGTCACGCCGGTTTCGCCCTGGTACAGATTGCGGCGCCGCACCTCGTATGCGTCGAGTCCGAGTTTCGTGGCGACATTCTCCAGAATATTTTCAATCGCAGCCACTCCCTGCGGCCCGCCGAAACCGCGAAACGCAGTGTTCGACGGCAGATTGGTTTTGCAGATCGTACCGGTCGCGCGCAGGTTAGGTATGTCATAGCAGTTGTCGGTGTGAAATAGTGTGCGTGACAGAATCGAGGTTGAGAGGTCGGCAGTGCAGCCACCGTCAGAAAAATAATCGATCTTGAGCGCCGTTACACGGCCATCGGATGAAAAGCCGACATCATAAATTGCCTTGTACGGGTGACGCTTGCCCGTCACCATCATGTCGAGGTCTTTGCTGAACTGGCAGCGTGCAGGCCGTTTCGTCTTTTGCGCGACAATCGCCGCCATGAGCGCAGGCATCACCGCCTGCGTTTCTTTGCCGCCGAAGCCGCCGCCCATGCGCTTGCAGATACACACAACCTCGCTGTGCTTAAGGCCCAGCACTTCAGCGACAACCTTCTGCACTTCGGTCGTGTTCTGCGTCGACGAATAGACGGTGAGGTCATTGCCCTCGCCGGGCACGGCAAACGCCGCCTGTGATTCGAGATAGAACTGTTCTTGGCCACCGATGATGAATGTGCCATCAAGGCGGTGTGAGGATTTCTCGAGTGCTGCATCCACATCGCCCTGTTCCATCTTGATCGGTGTGGTTAAGAATTTCTTTTTCTCAATCGCCGCATCGATCGAAAGTATCGCGGGCAATTCGCGTAGTTCAATTTTAACCGCCTGCTTTGCCTGCGCAATTCGCTCATGCGTTGCTGCCGCTACGACCACGATCGGCTCGCCGATGAAGTGAACATGCGTCTCGGCCAGAAACACCTCGTCTTGAATAATCGGCCCAAAAAGATTCACGCCACCGATGTCTTTGTAAGTGAAAACGCAAACGCCCGGTATCTTTGCCGCAGCCGAGACATCGACGCTCAGAATCTCAGCGTGCGCGAAGCTGCTGCCTACAAAATCGACAATGAGTTCGCCCGCCATGCGCGGCATATCGTCGATGTAATGCGCCTGCCCGGTGACATGACCTACCGCCGATTCGTGTGGGTGAGAGGTGCCGACTGCGCTCATGTCCCCCTCCCAACCTTCCCCGCAGGCGGGCCGCTCGGGCGGGCAGAGCCTGCGCGTGCTGAAAGCGCAGAGGGTGACTCATGGTAGAACTTCAAAAACAAATTCTTCACCAATGCCTTACGAAACTCGGCAGAACCGCGCACATCGCTGAGCGGCGAGATTTCGGCTGTCGCAACCTGCCCCGCCTGCGCGAACGTAGCTGCTGTCCACTCGCTGCCGACGAGCGCCTTCTCGGCTGAGCGCAGGCGCACAATTGTTGCGGCGACGCCCCCGGCAGCGAGGTGCGCCTCGGTGATTTTGCCTGCCCGGGTTTTCATGTGCAGACCGAGGGTAACCGTTGAAATATCGAGGTCGCGCCGCTTCGAGACTTTGTACAGCCCGACGGCTGCATCGGCTGCGGGCAGCGGTAGAATTATTTTCGTGAGAATTTCATTGGGCTGAAGGTCAAACCGTTTGTAGCCGGTATAAAACGCATGGATCTCCACCTCGCGCGAGCCGGTAATCGATGTCAGCTCTAGCTTTGCACCGAGTACATAGAGGCAAGGCAGCGAATCGGCAATGGGTGACGCGTTGATAATATTGCCGCCGATTGTCGCGGCATTGCGAATCTGCTCGGCAGCGAAAATTTTGAGTATTGCATAAAGTTCGGGCAGACGCTGCTCTGTTGCGGCCAGCACATCTGACCAATTTGCCGCGGCGCCGATTTCGAGAGCCTGCCCAACCTGCTTCACGCCTGCTATTTCATGCAGGTGCGCGATGAACATGACTTGTGT
The sequence above is a segment of the Turneriella parva DSM 21527 genome. Coding sequences within it:
- a CDS encoding xanthine dehydrogenase small subunit, with translation MATTRENVIFYLNNERIEVSGSQVFQPLSTWLRYRKGMTGTKVVCSEGDCGACTVMLGWLVGEPGRTMHADRKLEYRIIDSCIQFLFQLDLCHVITVEGISSQGELHPAQKAMVECFGSQCGFCTPGFVMALAHLTEERALSPVEGQRAIDASCIKDKLAGNLCRCTGYEAIVKAGLALNGGSSPKLLERFDRTGIEREFNVLASHSVKVTGAGGELFFKPQSLAEALKLRAAMPQLKIVAGGTDLGVQHNKGKSLLTQVMFIAHLHEIAGVKQVGQALEIGAAANWSDVLAATEQRLPELYAILKIFAAEQIRNAATIGGNIINASPIADSLPCLYVLGAKLELTSITGSREVEIHAFYTGYKRFDLQPNEILTKIILPLPAADAAVGLYKVSKRRDLDISTVTLGLHMKTRAGKITEAHLAAGGVAATIVRLRSAEKALVGSEWTAATFAQAGQVATAEISPLSDVRGSAEFRKALVKNLFLKFYHESPSALSARAGSARPSGPPAGKVGRGT
- a CDS encoding xanthine dehydrogenase molybdopterin binding subunit, whose protein sequence is MSAVGTSHPHESAVGHVTGQAHYIDDMPRMAGELIVDFVGSSFAHAEILSVDVSAAAKIPGVCVFTYKDIGGVNLFGPIIQDEVFLAETHVHFIGEPIVVVAAATHERIAQAKQAVKIELRELPAILSIDAAIEKKKFLTTPIKMEQGDVDAALEKSSHRLDGTFIIGGQEQFYLESQAAFAVPGEGNDLTVYSSTQNTTEVQKVVAEVLGLKHSEVVCICKRMGGGFGGKETQAVMPALMAAIVAQKTKRPARCQFSKDLDMMVTGKRHPYKAIYDVGFSSDGRVTALKIDYFSDGGCTADLSTSILSRTLFHTDNCYDIPNLRATGTICKTNLPSNTAFRGFGGPQGVAAIENILENVATKLGLDAYEVRRRNLYQGETGVTHYGQSVKNNVLPELFAQLYESSDYAERRKAVVKKNAAALAPNPLPASPMSPLRPDGHLPPHAGGGWEGGQHGKLKGLAMTGVKFGISFTTKFLNQGNALVNVYTDGTVQVSTGGTEMGQGLYTKIQQIVADELGVRFEDVKVMPTSSEKSNNTAPTAASAGTDLNGNAAAVACRKIRGRLTEYVARLWGVAPEVVEFREGHVFVSPLPTSPRMRGEGGQTMPFAELTQRAWRERISMGERGFYATPGLDFDYATGKGSPFYYFTNGACVAEVTIDRFTGALTIDRLDILMDIGKSINPGIDRGQLIGGLVQGIGWVTAEELKYSEKGALLSHSPTTYKIPSIQDIPDDLRLEFFDNKLHNFNIRSSKAVAEPPLMLGLAVFCAVKNALSYLSPREAADLKLPATNEEILMCMEKITH